In the Tautonia rosea genome, one interval contains:
- a CDS encoding DUF4058 family protein translates to MPGPFPGMDPYLEEKALWPGVHQAFMTFVWGTLNERLPERYVANLNERLYIDEPNRSIIPDAAVYERSSPGGRGWGNPGGGASSAGVAVLDEPWVLETPLEPIREGFIEILPAREPARVVTVIELLSPSNKASGTTGREAYLAKQDEILKSPAHLIEIDLLRSGEHTVAAPRDALARRGIYDYLVSLNRSTRRIRFEVWARTIRDRLPRIAVPLLDEDPDLVLDLQPMLDRCYDLGAYARRIDYGNDPVPPLTRADAEWVDLLLRERGLRK, encoded by the coding sequence ATGCCTGGCCCATTTCCTGGAATGGACCCTTACCTGGAAGAGAAGGCCCTCTGGCCGGGGGTGCATCAGGCGTTCATGACGTTTGTGTGGGGGACGCTCAACGAACGGCTGCCCGAGCGTTACGTGGCCAATCTGAACGAGCGGTTGTACATCGATGAGCCGAATCGGTCGATCATCCCCGACGCGGCGGTTTACGAACGATCATCACCGGGGGGGAGGGGCTGGGGCAACCCCGGGGGGGGGGCGTCGTCGGCCGGGGTGGCGGTGCTGGATGAACCCTGGGTGCTGGAAACGCCGCTGGAACCGATCCGGGAAGGGTTTATTGAGATTTTACCGGCTCGGGAGCCGGCTCGGGTCGTGACGGTGATCGAGCTGCTCAGCCCGTCGAACAAGGCGTCGGGGACGACCGGCCGCGAGGCGTATCTGGCCAAGCAGGACGAGATTCTCAAGAGCCCGGCGCACCTGATCGAGATCGATCTACTCCGGTCGGGAGAGCATACCGTGGCGGCCCCCCGGGATGCGCTGGCTCGGCGAGGGATTTACGATTACCTCGTGAGCCTGAACCGGTCGACGCGGCGCATTCGGTTCGAGGTCTGGGCCAGGACGATCCGGGATCGACTCCCTCGGATTGCCGTGCCGTTGCTCGACGAGGATCCTGATCTGGTGCTCGACCTGCAACCGATGCTCGATCGCTGTTATGACCTCGGGGCTTATGCCCGCCGGATCGACTACGGGAATGATCCGGTTCCTCCCCTGACCAGGGCCGACGCCGAGTGGGTCGACCTTTTGCTCCGCGAGCGGGGCCTGCGGAAATGA
- the hpnH gene encoding adenosyl-hopene transferase HpnH, which yields MRYPFGFTLAQAKHRNRMERAGIDRYPTVLMLEPLYTCNLACIGCSTERYTGKLKDRMTVAQCLKAVDDCGAPIVNICGGEPTLYPELKELIDELIARKKYIIICTNALRLHDKFYGIIPPSDHLFLMIHLDGMRETHDYITKRAGVFDAAINAIRQGKDLGYTLYLNTTVYKQTDVAEVEELCKLVDELKAKGILISPGYEYESVDADVFLTKEQIHEKFQAIREFSKKYKVSATPAFLEFAAGLRELPCAPWSTVNYTPKGWKAPCYLIEGEGYYDDWNEFWQTTDWAYWESRQDRRCQNCKMHSGFEHSAVTEAMKTIKGTVQLAAWSLGG from the coding sequence ATGCGATACCCCTTCGGATTCACCCTGGCCCAGGCCAAGCACCGCAACCGCATGGAACGCGCCGGGATCGATCGCTACCCGACCGTCCTGATGCTCGAACCGCTTTACACCTGCAACCTCGCCTGCATCGGCTGCTCGACCGAACGCTACACCGGCAAGCTCAAGGACCGCATGACCGTCGCGCAGTGCCTCAAGGCCGTCGACGACTGCGGGGCCCCGATCGTCAACATCTGCGGCGGCGAGCCGACCCTCTACCCCGAACTGAAAGAGCTGATCGACGAGCTGATCGCCCGCAAGAAATACATCATCATCTGCACCAATGCCCTCCGCCTGCACGATAAGTTCTACGGCATCATCCCGCCGAGCGATCACCTGTTTCTGATGATCCACCTCGACGGCATGCGCGAAACCCATGATTACATCACCAAGCGCGCCGGCGTTTTCGACGCCGCCATCAACGCCATTCGACAGGGTAAGGATCTAGGATATACTCTTTACTTGAACACCACCGTCTACAAGCAAACCGATGTGGCCGAAGTGGAAGAACTGTGCAAACTCGTCGATGAACTCAAAGCCAAAGGAATCTTGATCTCACCCGGATACGAATATGAAAGCGTCGACGCCGACGTCTTCCTGACCAAGGAGCAGATTCACGAGAAGTTCCAGGCCATCCGCGAATTTTCGAAGAAGTACAAGGTCAGCGCCACCCCGGCCTTCCTCGAATTCGCCGCTGGACTTCGAGAGCTGCCCTGTGCCCCCTGGTCGACCGTCAACTACACCCCGAAAGGCTGGAAAGCCCCCTGCTACCTGATCGAAGGCGAGGGCTACTACGACGACTGGAACGAGTTCTGGCAAACCACCGACTGGGCCTACTGGGAAAGCCGCCAGGACCGCCGCTGCCAGAACTGCAAGATGCACTCCGGATTCGAACACAGCGCCGTCACCGAAGCCATGAAAACCATCAAAGGCACCGTCCAGCTCGCCGCCTGGTCCCTGGGCGGCTGA
- a CDS encoding YidH family protein, whose translation MEEPTPRKPPSEIDPRVIMAAERTLLSWMRTGLALMGFGFVVARFGWFLREMASLGGEHAPDPGSSRASLWMGTVLVALGIGVLVGSAARYRHYLRVLHQGDLKLPGPGMGIAVALVLAVLGLVMLASFVSMGLLG comes from the coding sequence ATGGAGGAGCCCACCCCCCGGAAGCCCCCCTCGGAGATCGACCCCCGCGTGATCATGGCCGCCGAACGGACCTTGCTCTCCTGGATGAGGACCGGCCTGGCCCTGATGGGGTTCGGATTCGTGGTCGCCCGGTTCGGCTGGTTCCTCCGGGAAATGGCCAGTCTCGGCGGCGAGCACGCCCCCGATCCCGGCAGCTCTCGGGCCTCGCTCTGGATGGGAACGGTCCTGGTCGCCCTGGGCATCGGCGTCCTTGTCGGTTCGGCCGCCCGCTACCGACACTACCTCCGCGTGCTCCATCAAGGCGACCTGAAACTGCCCGGTCCGGGCATGGGAATCGCCGTGGCCCTCGTCCTCGCCGTGCTCGGCCTGGTGATGCTCGCCTCGTTCGTCAGCATGGGCCTCCTCGGCTGA
- a CDS encoding glycosyltransferase family 4 protein — MAAESASMAMAWVYDLNSCRGPTGVTRHALAQLERLMARPEIDLTVVSGRIGEPDGLAFWETLSDREHAPRRRELPISTRNALRLWRFVPWPPLEVWTGRLDWIYCPAEYYVPTHRAKRAVTSHDVLQDVRYGGNSRRDLLGHAFGSADRILSVSRFNTEQLLERFPECKGKVRIVPNAADDLFFAEPTEGERARVRGEVGLRPDQPFLLSVANYQPRKNLPRLVRAAGRLPEVASGDLALVLVGEGQAGPAEAIRREVAALGSKAKVVLPGYLQGTTLRALYAEARALAFPSTCESFGIPAVEAMAQGCPVALADSTALPEIAGEAGWYFDPEQAEAITATLRRVLDDEAERSRRVAIGRSIAASFRWDRAHEALMAALREDG; from the coding sequence ATGGCGGCCGAGTCGGCGTCGATGGCGATGGCGTGGGTCTACGACCTGAACAGTTGCCGGGGGCCGACCGGAGTGACCCGGCACGCGCTGGCGCAGCTGGAGCGGTTGATGGCTCGGCCGGAGATTGACTTGACGGTCGTTTCGGGACGAATCGGCGAACCGGATGGGCTGGCGTTCTGGGAAACCCTGAGCGATCGGGAGCACGCGCCGAGGCGGAGGGAATTGCCGATCTCGACGCGCAACGCCTTGCGGCTCTGGCGGTTCGTGCCGTGGCCGCCGCTGGAGGTCTGGACGGGGCGGCTCGACTGGATCTACTGCCCGGCCGAGTATTATGTGCCGACGCATCGGGCGAAGCGGGCGGTGACGAGCCATGATGTCTTGCAGGATGTGCGGTACGGCGGGAACAGTCGGCGCGACCTGCTGGGGCATGCGTTCGGGTCGGCCGATCGGATCCTGTCGGTCTCGCGGTTCAATACCGAGCAGTTGCTGGAGCGGTTCCCGGAGTGCAAGGGGAAGGTCCGGATCGTGCCGAACGCGGCCGACGACCTGTTCTTCGCCGAGCCGACCGAGGGGGAGCGGGCTCGTGTGCGCGGCGAGGTGGGGTTGAGGCCCGATCAGCCGTTTTTGCTCTCGGTGGCGAACTATCAGCCGAGGAAGAATCTGCCGAGGCTGGTCAGGGCCGCCGGACGCTTGCCGGAGGTGGCGTCGGGGGACCTGGCGTTGGTGCTGGTGGGAGAAGGGCAAGCCGGGCCGGCCGAGGCGATCCGCAGGGAGGTGGCCGCGCTGGGATCGAAGGCGAAGGTGGTCTTGCCGGGGTATTTGCAGGGAACGACGTTGCGAGCGCTTTATGCCGAGGCCAGGGCGCTGGCGTTCCCATCGACGTGTGAGAGCTTCGGCATTCCGGCGGTCGAGGCGATGGCGCAGGGGTGCCCGGTGGCCCTGGCCGATTCGACCGCCCTGCCCGAAATCGCGGGCGAGGCCGGCTGGTACTTCGATCCCGAGCAGGCCGAGGCGATCACCGCCACCCTGCGCCGCGTGCTCGACGACGAGGCCGAGCGGTCGCGACGGGTGGCGATCGGCCGCTCGATTGCCGCGAGCTTCCGCTGGGACCGGGCGCACGAGGCATTGATGGCGGCGTTGCGGGAGGACGGTTGA